The sequence below is a genomic window from Lolium perenne isolate Kyuss_39 chromosome 4, Kyuss_2.0, whole genome shotgun sequence.
aagggtaggtcaagaggcggcgcgaggggcctgcagaccatagggccgcgcggccgggcagggccgcgccgccctatgctccggctgcctcgtggcccctcttcgtttcgtcttcggacttacggaagcttcgtggaaaaataggcccccggctttgatttcgtccaattccgagaatatttccttactaggatttctgaaaccaaaaacagcagacaaagaatcggcacttcggcatcttgttaataggttagttccagaaaatgcacgaatatgacataaagtgtgcataaaacatgtagataacatcaataatgtggcatggaacataagaaattatcgatacgtcggagacgtatcactaggttttccttttaccggtctcaaggtggatgttgggagaccggattataggatagatagccgcactattaagaggggctttcggttgagtaacttgattacgtcgtcttagggagctcaatcctttgcatactttgcatatccttattgctttttGGTGTTTCTCGGTGttaagttcttgagcttgttgctagccttacaacaagcccaagttcatcgaaaacggagttcgcagattttaccggttattcatgatataaggttctaccttttatattcatgataaaatcccttcctacagtttcttgagttttcactttctattagatggcatttgttgttatctttccaaaaaaaattggtttcatgcgaatcggagttcgggagcattagtgattaaagaaaagaagaaaaaaagaagaaaacgaaaaaaaggggaggggcagccggtcggccgaccggcctgccgggcggcacgccggcccacccggccgaaaCCGGCCCAGGCGCTCACTCGGACCGGGTGGAGTACTGGGGGCCTCCCCGCCTTGTCCGGCCTAGGGTCCGGTCCGTGACCGGCTTTGCCCGCCGCTGCCCCGCTGGCCGGACGCCTCCCTGGGCCGCTCGCCCGGCGCGCCTGCTCGCCTCCCTCGGCCCGCCGCCCCAAGGCCGGGTCGTTCCGCCCCGCGTGGCCCATGCGCCTGTGCCGCTCACTGCTATGCGCCGCACAGCGTGCGCTGCTGCCGCCCGGCTGCTGGGCCAGTTCGACCAGGCTGCCGACCGGGCTACTCAGTGCCTGGTCCTGTCAGCCGGTTGGGCCGCCGGCTGGGCATTTTTTTCTGGGCGTTTTTCCTTTGCATTTTCCTATCTTTTCCCCCAACGGTTCTATTCCCCCCTTAGCAATAAATagacctttcttccaccttgagcaagctagttcttcccctttcttcacctccattgttgctcttggaagaacttgctctcccctttgattcctcccataattcttgctaattcttgagggatctaagagaggagatctagatctacacttccaccaatccatttcttctctaagtgaggggaactcttgggatctagatcttggagtcttttgttgactttctccattgttcttcctctccaatctcatctaagcatttgttgctttggtgggatttgagagtgaaggacttgaacacctctagtgttcttgctttgcatcattgcatagtgttgagctctccaccacgattagtcaaGTGAGAGACCgtaagcttgttactcttggagggagacctcctagttggcttggcggttggtgctccggtgatctcttcaagaagattgtgaagaggcccgggcttctccttcgtggagcttgtgaagtggttgtggagcttgccatctccgaagcggaggaaaagctaaccataaggaaagggccattatccttcgtgggtgtggttcagagaatagggtgagccttcgtggcgcggggaatccttcgtgggacctccactcctccaaacgtgacgtaccttcttgcaaaggaagggaacacgggaatacatcctcgtctccgcgtgcctcggttatttctatacccgagctctctttccttgcgatagccatcgtgcttgaagtacatatatcttgctatcacttgtgctacatatatcttgtgtctatcttgcttagctctagttgctattgttacacttagttgagcttagcatatttagggtttgtgcttgtaaactaaacgataatttaattccgcattattacaagacaaatccgtaagagtttttaattgcctattcaccccccctctaggcgacatctcgatctttcatatagtgttcttcgaaatatggtcgTTGGtctcttgccacctcagcttttctcccgacaaacccggtcaaccggaccacgaGCCGGATTGTCCtggcagaggcttcatcggacgGACGAGGACctggaccagccggtccaaaccggacggcAGGCCGGACCCCGACCGGGGTCACTTTGCGACGTCCAGAGGtcctccggttggcgccggcCGACCGACGGCACGCCGGCCCACCGGCTCAGAGGCTTACGACCGGCAAAGATACCGGACCGATTAGCGCATGTTTGGCACCCGGTTAGCGCCGATTGACTGATCGCGCGCTCGAACCGGCTGCTGGGAGGTCCGACGCGGCGAACCGGATTTCTgttgtagaccccttttcgattattgttgaagtggggggtctcctttagccttcttgttcttttgatacaccatttatgcctctttgcctaatacctgagattatccttataaacgtattaggtcaaatactctaacacggtgtcattgttaccaaaataagggataagggtaaaatacccttacaccttCGGGTCCTCtcctttgttcaaaaaaaaaaaaaaaaaactccaaagtcacattgtgcaaaaaaaaaaactctcaAGTCCCAAGCATAccccacatgccagcctctagCTCCCTTCCGGTCTCCACAGCCCACACGGCCGCACGCGCACAACACCCAACTGCCCACATCGCGGCAGCCCCGCCCCCGACCCAACTCCCGCAGCCAAATcgagatctctctctctctctctcggtcCCTCCCGTCCGCCTCCCACCCCCGCCCCACGCCGGCCGGCCGGTCGCCGCCGCGAGCCCATGGCCTCGGCGCTCTCCTCCCTGCGCTACGGCGACAGCCTCTCGGTGGTGGCCATCTCGGGCGCCACGGCCGTGCTCTGCGAGGCCATCTCCTGGCTGCTCATCTACCGCACCACCACCTACAACTCCCTGCGCGCCTCCATTGAGCGCCACTCCCGCAAGCTCGACTCCATGAAGTCCACCGCCTCCggccccacctcctcctcctcctcctcctcccactcCCAGGCCGCCTCCTCCAGGGCCAAGAAGATGGACCGCGTCGAGACCAGCCTCAAGGACGCCTCGCGCGAGCTCTCCTTCGCCAAGCTCAAGTCcggcgccgtcgtcgccgccgtcctCTTCGTCGTCTTCGGCCTGCTCAACTCCCTCTTCGAGGGCCGCGCCGTCGCCAAGCTGCCCTTCGCGCCCGtgccgctcgtgcagcgcatgagCCACCGCGGACTGCCCGGGAACGACCCCACCGACTGCGCCATGGTATTCCTCTACTTCCTCTGCTCCATGAGCATCCGGACCAACCTCCAGAAGCTGCTCGGCTTCACGCCGCCGCGCGCGGCCGCCGGGGCCGGCCCGGGGCTCTTCGGCATGCCCGACCCCAAAGTCAATTGAGGTACCAATTCGATTCATCGATCTCTTTTGTTTCCTGCCCCGCTAAATTTACTGAGGTGAATACTAGATCAGGATGGTTGATCCTGATAGAAAATTGCATCCTAGATCTACTTATACAAATATGATGAGCTTAACTTACATTAATGATCAAACTTATTGATGCATCTGACTCACATGCGTGTGATGATTTCGTTTGATTGAGGAGATCTTAGTCTTAGCTATCGAGATTCAATAAGCACATATGCTTTGCTTAAGTTATTAAGTTGTTAAATGCTGCATCCTTGGGTTTGATCCCTCTGTTCTTGAGGGTTAATCTTAGGGGATCTACTGATACAAATATGAGCTTAACTACTTGTACTGATCAGACTTATCGATGCACCTGAGTCACATGGGTTTGATGATTTTGTTTGATTGAGGAGATTTTGGTATCATGCCGAGATCCTGTGATCATATAGGTTTTGCTAAAGTCAAGATGTTAAATGCTGCATCCTTGGGTTTGATCCTTCTATTCTCGGGTGATGATCTTGAATGTAGATTTGGGTGTGGTTCGTTAAGGCACATAGCTCAATTAATGAGACTGTAGCATTAGTAACTCTGATAAGCTTTGGACTATAGAAGCGTACATCAATGTCATTAATCAGCAAAACCTAGAGGTGATAATTCTAGAGGTGAATACTAGATCAGGACGGTTGTCCTGATAAACTTGCATCCTAGATCTACTGATACAAATACGAGCTTAACTTTCATTAATGATCAGGCTCATTGATGCATCTGTCTGACGTGTGTTTGATGATTTTGTTTGATTGAGTAGATTTTTGTATCCTACAGAGATCCTGTGAGCTTACCGAGATCCACGAACAAACTTAAGGTCAAATTGTTTAATGCTTCATCCTTTGGTTTGATTCTTCTGTTCTCGGGGAGAATGTTGAATGTAAGATTAGTGACTCTGATTATTGTCTAGGATAATTTCCTGCACAATTGGCGGAGGTTCATTAAGTCATGCGACTCACTTAATGAGACTGTAGCACTATCTCTAAACTTTGGATTACAGAAGCGTGCTTCAATTTAGTTGGGAAGATTTTAGTGTGATGCATCTGATTGACATGAGTGTGATGATTTCCTTTGATTGAGAAGATTTTAGTATCCTACCAAGATCCTGTGAGTACATAGATTTTGCTTACGTTAAGTTGTTAAATGCTGCATCCGTGGGTTTGATCCTTCTGTTCTTGGGGGTTAATCTTAGGTCTACT
It includes:
- the LOC127293118 gene encoding uncharacterized protein translates to MASALSSLRYGDSLSVVAISGATAVLCEAISWLLIYRTTTYNSLRASIERHSRKLDSMKSTASGPTSSSSSSSHSQAASSRAKKMDRVETSLKDASRELSFAKLKSGAVVAAVLFVVFGLLNSLFEGRAVAKLPFAPVPLVQRMSHRGLPGNDPTDCAMVFLYFLCSMSIRTNLQKLLGFTPPRAAAGAGPGLFGMPDPKVN